In one Mucilaginibacter ginsenosidivorax genomic region, the following are encoded:
- a CDS encoding 3-oxoacid CoA-transferase subunit B, which produces MLDKNGIAKRIAKEIKDGYYVNLGIGIPTLVANYIPETMDVVLQSENGLLGMGPFPFEGEEDPDVINAGKQTITMLPGSSIFDSAMSFGMIRARKVNLTILGAMEVSENGDIANWKIPGKMVKGMGGAMDLVASAENIIVAMQQVNKAGESKLLPKCTLPLTGVHCVKKIVTELGVFDVLPQGGFKLLERAPGVTVEEIIKATAGELIIEGEVPEIVV; this is translated from the coding sequence ATGTTAGATAAAAACGGCATCGCCAAACGCATCGCCAAAGAAATAAAAGACGGTTACTATGTTAACCTTGGTATAGGTATCCCAACATTAGTGGCCAATTACATCCCCGAAACCATGGACGTAGTTTTACAATCGGAGAACGGATTATTAGGGATGGGGCCTTTTCCGTTTGAAGGAGAGGAAGACCCGGATGTAATTAATGCGGGTAAGCAAACCATTACAATGTTGCCGGGTTCGTCAATTTTTGATTCGGCTATGAGTTTCGGGATGATCAGGGCCAGGAAGGTTAACCTGACTATACTTGGCGCCATGGAAGTATCCGAAAATGGGGATATAGCTAACTGGAAAATTCCCGGTAAAATGGTGAAAGGCATGGGCGGCGCTATGGACCTGGTGGCATCGGCAGAAAATATCATTGTAGCTATGCAGCAAGTAAACAAAGCGGGCGAATCGAAGTTATTACCTAAGTGCACCTTGCCATTAACCGGCGTGCACTGTGTAAAAAAGATAGTAACCGAATTGGGCGTATTTGACGTTTTGCCGCAGGGTGGCTTTAAATTGTTGGAGCGGGCACCTGGCGTAACAGTAGAAGAGATAATAAAAGCGACTGCCGGGGAGTTAATTATAGAAGGGGAGGTGCCGGAAATTGTGGTTTAA